Proteins encoded by one window of Vicia villosa cultivar HV-30 ecotype Madison, WI unplaced genomic scaffold, Vvil1.0 ctg.000109F_1_1, whole genome shotgun sequence:
- the LOC131624231 gene encoding protein argonaute PNH1-like: MQKKDGEEHQVKFTENIRRKKNRRNQIKSQETRVDSMLVPYPSCKNSLVFPCRPGYGQLGTKCLIKANHFLVQVSVSDLSHYNVKITPEVNSSKTRRAVISELVRLHKNTDLANRLPVYDGGINLYTAGLLPFVYKEFTVTLIEDDYVTREREFKVVIKFATSVCMHQLRELLSGKQVETPQEVLSVFDIVLKEVAAQSYIPIGRFLYSPDVRQPQKLGGGIESWRGFYQSIRPTQMGLSLNIDMSSMAFIEPVPVIDFVAQILGKDVHSKPLSDADRVKIKKALRGVKVDITHRGNFRRKYRISGLTSQPTRELIFPLDEQMNMKSVVDYFQEMYGYTIKYPHLPCLQVGSPSKVNYMPMEVCKIVRGQRYTKGLNEKQITSLLKFSCQRPREQETDILQTITQNNYENNPFAKEFGISIDNTLASVEARVLPPPWLKYNDTGREKEHLPQVGQWNMMNKKVINGCTVRYWACINFSRSVQESTARGFCQQLVQKCRILGMEFSLEPVIPVYSARPDQVKKALKYVHTAALDKLDGKELELLIAILPDINGSLYGDLKRICETDLGLISQCCLAKYVFKTHRQYLANVALKLNVKMGGRNTVLLDALSWRIPLVSDIPTIIFGADVTHAESGDNNCPSIAAVVASQDWPEVTKYAGLVCAQPHREELIKDLYKCWKDPQRGVVYGGMIRELLLSFKKATGQKPLRIIFYRDGVSEGQFYQVLLYELDAIRKACASLESSYQPPVTFVVVQKRHHTRLFPNNHNDRNSTDTSGNILPGTVVDSKICHPTEFDFYLCSHAGIQGTSRPAHYHVLWDENNFSADEIQSLTNNLCYTYARCTRSVSVVPPAYYAHLAAYRARCYMEPDHPEIGKQRGARSKDRAVRPLPALKENVKNVMFYC; the protein is encoded by the exons TACAAGTTTCAGTCTCTGATTTAAGCCATTACAAT gTTAAAATAACACCTGAAGTGAATTCTAGTAAAACAAGAAGGGCTGTCATATCTGAGCTTGTGAGACTTCACAAGAACACTGACTTAGCCAATAGACTCCCTGTGTATGATGGAGGAATAAACCTTTACACTGCTGGTTTGCTTCCTTTTGTGTACAAAGAATTCACTGTAACATTGATTGAGGATGATTATGTGACCAG GGAACGAGAATTTAAGGTGGTAATCAAGTTTGCAACTAGTGTTTGCATGCATCAACTTAGGGAACTTCTAAGTGGGAAACAAGTGGAAACTCCACAAGAAGTACTTAGTGTTTTTGACATTGTGTTGAAGGAGGTTGCAGCTCAAAG TTACATACCAATTGGGAGATTTCTCTATTCTCCTGATGTAAGGCAACCACAGAAACTTGGTGGTGGCATTGAATCATGGCGTGGATTTTATCAGAGTATAAGGCCAACTCAAATGGGGTTGTCACTAAACATTG ATATGTCATCAATGGCATTTATTGAACCAGTACCTGTAATTGACTTCGTTGCTCAAATTCTTGGAAAAGATGTGCACTCAAAACCATTGTCAGATGCAGATCGTGTCAAG ATTAAAAAGGCCTTAAGAGGAGTAAAAGTAGACATCACACATAGAGGAAATTTTAGAAGGAAGTACAGAATATCAGGATTGACTTCACAACCAACAAGAGAGCTTAT TTTTCCCCTTGATGAGCAAATGAACATGAAATCAGTAGTTGATTATTTTCAAGAAATGTATGGATATACAATCAAATATCCTCATTTACCTTGCCTTCAAGTAGGAAGTCCAAGTAAGGTGAACTATATGCCCATGGAG GTATGCAAGATAGTTAGGGGCCAGAGATATACAAAAGGACTGAACGAAAAGCAAATAACTTCTTTGCTTAAGTTCTCATGCCAGAGACCCCGTGAACAAGAAACAGACATTTTACAG ACAATTACACAAAACAATTATGAGAACAATCCCTTTGCAAAGGAGTTTGGCATCAGCATAGACAACACGCTTGCATCAGTGGAGGCCCGGGTTCTTCCACCTCCATGG TTGAAATATAATGACACTGGAAGAGAGAAAGAACACTTGCCACAAGTAGGACAATGGAATATGATGAACAAG AAAGTTATAAATGGGTGTACTGTAAGGTATTGGGCATGCATCAATTTCTCACGAAGTGTACAAGAAAGTACAGCTCGCGGATTTTGCCAACAGTTAGTTCAGAAGTGTCGAATCTTAGGCAtg GAATTTAGTCTGGAACCTGTGATACCTGTATATTCAGCAAGACCAGACCAGGTCAAGAAGGCTTTGAAGTATGTACATACTGCAGCTCTAGACAAACTTGATGGTAAAGAGCTAGAGTTGTTGATTGCCATTCTTCCAGACATTAATGGCTCTTTGTATG GTGATCTCAAAAGAATCTGTGAAACAGATCTAGGGTTGATTTCTCAATGCTGTCTTGCAAAATATGTATTCAAGACGCACAGACAGTACCTGGCAAATGTGGCCCTAAAACTCAATGTCAAG ATGGGAGGAAGAAACACAGTACTTTTGGATGCATTAAGTTGGAGGATTCCACTGGTTAGTGATATTCCGACAATAATATTTGGAGCTGATGTAACTCATGCAGAATCCGGAGACAATAATTGCCCATCCATTGCTGCA GTTGTAGCCTCTCAAGACTGGCCAGAAGTAACGAAGTATGCAGGGTTGGTTTGCGCTCAGCCTCATCGTGAAGAACTCATCAAAGATCTTTACAAGTGTTGGAAAGATCCACAAAGGGGAGTGGTTTACGGTGGTATGATCAG GGAGCTTTTACTTTCATTTAAGAAGGCAACTGGACAAAAACCATTGAGAATAATCTTTTACAG GGATGGGGTAAGTGAAGGACAGTTCTATCAAGTTTTGCTATATGAGCTTGACGCCATCCGTAAG GCTTGTGCATCTTTGGAATCAAGTTACCAACCTCCGGTAACATTTGTGGTGGTTCAAAAACGGCATCACACTAGACTCTTCCCAAACAATCACAATGACAGAAACAGCACTGATACGAGTGGAAATATCTTACCTG GTACTGTGGTGGATTCAAAGATCTGTCATCCTACTGAATTTGATTTCTACTTATGCAGTCACGCAGGAATTCAG GGTACAAGTAGACCAGCACACTATCATGTCCTCTGGGATGAGAACAATTTCAGTGCAGATGAGATTCAGTCTCTAACTAACAACTTATGCTACAC CTATGCAAGATGTACGCGGTCTGTTTCTGTAG TACCTCCGGCATACTATGCTCATTTGGCAGCCTACAGAGCTCGATGCTACATGGAACCGGATCATCCAGAGATTGGTAAACAGCGAGGTGCAAGATCAAAAGATAGAGCTGTAAGGCCACTTCCTGCATTGAAAGAGAATGTGAAAAATGTAATGTTTTACTGCTGA